The proteins below come from a single Prolixibacter sp. NT017 genomic window:
- a CDS encoding hybrid sensor histidine kinase/response regulator transcription factor, translated as MNKKFGISLRETNEVMKDNYGFIWVSSKMGILRLAEDDYHIYKLPYETADVISVKLAFNKKKSVLFAYTNNGQIFKYNSVYDRFDLLVNLSKMMSNQYLSVNNMLVSDNNVIWLGTSAGLYRYADGKLAQVGKYDTNINGLEWYTRDKLFVAHLNKITLLDTHDGDTELFYKGIPEDINVSKLYYDKKSQRLWVGTLSSGMFYLTSDNTKVSSHKINGLPKQPILAVEANSDSTLLLGIDGQGIWELNKNNDQILNVYKQDADNPTSLNGNGVYDIFCDDSRRVWVCTYSGGLSYFEQATPQVERVEHMINNHNSLVDNDVNSVCEDGDRNIWFATNNGISRWDTKNNKWSSYYKNEKKQAQVFLSLSEDNRGRIWAGTYSSGVYVLDSRNGRELAHYSKGIRGSKISVNYVFSILKDSQGDIWIGGVQGDLICYSDKEDKVRSYPNFPVDVIKELSPGKILLGCTYGLLMLDKRTGEATRLLDGFLVYDILVRGDVIWLCTSGDGLVWYNVKTHKSGTFTTKSGLPSNFVNSISYAKGFLWLGTENGLCRFDPNDNSVLVYPSRVALSHVSFNRDANYQLRDGRLIWGTNRGAVIFNPKSIHRVNPKGKIYFQDLLISGRSIRDIPKFKLKSPLDSLKSISLKYTQNTLTLSLVSVGTSVADSKFSWKLEGLDNQWSTPSGNHTLTYANIPSGDYALKIKMYDGSISHLIDERTIVLHMIPPFWQLGWFKFLIFLFVMGITIIVFAYYIDRLKKQHSEEKIRFFTNTVHDIRTSLTLIGAPIEELNKESNLSKLGRYYLNLATEQARRLSSVVTQLMDFEKVDVGKEQLNLTMTDVVKVIQNRIQMFESLAKSKDIRLVFDSNQSSYEAALDEVLIEKVLDNLLSNAIKYSHPNSEVHISLECNDSKWSVEVTDHGIGISKKAQRQLFKEFYRAENAINSKIVGSGIGLILTRNYIHMHGGDIFCTSQENTGTTFQVVIPKKKILPDEESLRKGERSETTVSPLSVDNEELQEPPVQAPLTRMRILVVEDNDDLRGFLRNAFREQFEVHDAGDGDEAWRFIQKSMPDLVVSDIMMPNMDGFELCQKMKSTYETSHIPVILLTSMSAKAQKLHGLGLGADDYLTKPFDVSVLIQKIKSIVQNRNAVREKALKLIRSDEQESILANEMNDKFVKQMLEVVRANISNTEFNKDEFASAMNVSSSLLYKKVKSLTDQSPTDFVKSVRLDHALELLQGGRHTVTEISELCGFSSVGYFSTVFKKHFGKSPTDIL; from the coding sequence ATGAACAAGAAATTTGGCATTTCTTTAAGAGAGACTAATGAAGTCATGAAGGACAATTATGGTTTCATTTGGGTTTCTTCCAAGATGGGAATTTTAAGACTTGCCGAAGATGATTATCACATTTATAAGCTTCCCTATGAAACCGCTGATGTCATTAGCGTTAAGCTCGCTTTTAACAAGAAAAAATCTGTTCTTTTTGCCTATACGAACAACGGGCAGATTTTTAAATATAACTCTGTCTATGACCGTTTTGATTTACTGGTCAATCTTAGTAAAATGATGTCCAACCAGTATTTAAGTGTAAATAATATGCTGGTTAGCGACAACAATGTTATCTGGTTAGGAACATCGGCGGGGCTTTATCGATATGCTGACGGAAAGCTGGCACAAGTTGGAAAGTACGATACTAATATTAATGGCTTGGAATGGTATACAAGAGACAAATTATTTGTTGCTCATCTAAACAAGATCACACTATTGGATACTCATGACGGGGACACAGAGCTGTTTTATAAGGGAATACCTGAAGATATCAATGTTTCAAAATTGTATTACGATAAAAAATCTCAGAGACTGTGGGTCGGAACTTTGTCTAGCGGGATGTTTTATCTCACCTCTGATAATACAAAAGTATCGAGCCATAAAATAAATGGTTTACCTAAACAACCGATTTTGGCTGTTGAGGCGAACTCCGATTCAACCCTATTGCTTGGGATCGATGGACAAGGAATTTGGGAGTTGAATAAAAATAACGATCAGATTCTTAACGTGTACAAACAAGATGCTGATAATCCAACATCTCTTAATGGAAATGGAGTTTACGATATCTTTTGCGATGATTCAAGGAGGGTTTGGGTATGCACCTATAGCGGGGGGCTTTCATATTTTGAGCAGGCAACTCCTCAGGTTGAGAGAGTGGAACATATGATTAATAATCACAACTCGCTGGTCGATAATGATGTTAATAGTGTTTGTGAAGATGGAGACCGGAATATTTGGTTTGCAACAAATAATGGGATAAGTCGCTGGGATACAAAAAACAATAAGTGGAGTTCTTATTACAAAAACGAGAAAAAACAAGCGCAGGTTTTTCTTTCCCTATCTGAAGATAATCGAGGAAGAATTTGGGCGGGTACTTATTCTTCGGGTGTATATGTGTTGGATAGTCGGAATGGGAGGGAACTGGCGCATTATTCCAAAGGGATCAGAGGCTCTAAAATTTCGGTTAATTATGTCTTTAGTATTCTTAAGGATTCTCAGGGAGATATATGGATTGGTGGGGTTCAGGGGGATTTAATTTGTTACTCGGACAAAGAGGATAAAGTTCGTTCCTATCCCAATTTTCCAGTTGATGTTATTAAGGAGCTTTCACCCGGGAAGATTTTACTTGGTTGCACCTATGGATTGTTGATGTTAGACAAACGCACCGGAGAAGCGACCCGGTTGTTGGATGGATTTCTGGTTTATGATATTCTGGTAAGAGGAGATGTTATATGGCTGTGTACCAGTGGGGATGGATTGGTGTGGTATAACGTCAAAACTCATAAGTCAGGCACATTCACTACAAAATCGGGTTTACCATCAAATTTTGTCAACAGCATTTCATATGCTAAAGGCTTTTTGTGGTTAGGTACCGAAAATGGATTATGTCGTTTCGATCCTAATGACAATAGTGTGCTTGTGTATCCATCTCGTGTGGCTCTTTCTCATGTATCATTTAATCGGGATGCAAACTATCAACTTAGGGATGGTCGATTGATTTGGGGTACGAACCGTGGAGCCGTGATATTCAATCCCAAATCAATACATAGGGTAAACCCCAAAGGAAAAATCTATTTCCAGGATCTTTTGATTTCGGGGCGTTCAATTCGCGATATACCAAAATTCAAGCTAAAAAGCCCTCTTGATAGTCTGAAATCTATTTCTCTAAAGTATACGCAGAATACGCTGACTCTTAGTTTGGTCTCAGTAGGTACCTCTGTCGCAGATTCGAAATTCTCGTGGAAACTGGAAGGATTGGATAATCAGTGGAGTACGCCTTCCGGTAATCATACACTTACTTATGCTAATATTCCGAGTGGAGATTATGCGTTGAAAATCAAGATGTATGATGGTTCAATCTCTCATCTGATTGATGAGCGGACTATCGTTTTGCATATGATTCCCCCTTTTTGGCAACTTGGCTGGTTTAAGTTTTTGATATTCCTTTTTGTCATGGGAATAACAATAATTGTTTTTGCATACTATATCGATAGGCTCAAGAAGCAACACTCCGAAGAAAAAATTCGTTTTTTCACAAATACTGTGCATGATATTCGTACTTCGCTGACTCTTATCGGTGCACCCATTGAAGAACTGAATAAAGAGTCGAATCTGAGTAAACTTGGACGTTATTATTTAAATCTGGCAACCGAACAAGCCCGCCGTTTATCTTCGGTAGTTACACAATTAATGGACTTTGAGAAGGTTGATGTTGGAAAAGAGCAACTTAACCTGACGATGACAGATGTAGTGAAAGTGATTCAAAATAGAATCCAGATGTTTGAATCACTGGCGAAAAGCAAAGATATCCGTCTTGTCTTCGATTCAAATCAATCGAGCTATGAAGCGGCTTTGGATGAAGTTTTGATTGAGAAAGTTTTGGATAATCTCTTATCAAATGCAATCAAGTATTCTCATCCCAATTCTGAGGTTCACATTAGTTTGGAATGCAACGATAGTAAATGGAGTGTGGAAGTAACAGATCATGGTATTGGTATAAGTAAAAAGGCCCAACGGCAGCTTTTTAAAGAGTTTTACCGGGCAGAGAATGCGATAAACTCAAAAATAGTTGGTTCAGGCATCGGGCTTATACTGACCAGGAATTATATTCATATGCATGGCGGCGATATTTTTTGCACTAGCCAGGAAAATACAGGAACTACATTTCAGGTGGTTATTCCAAAGAAAAAAATATTGCCGGATGAAGAGTCCCTCAGGAAAGGTGAAAGAAGCGAGACCACTGTTTCACCTTTATCTGTGGACAACGAGGAGCTCCAAGAACCACCTGTTCAGGCTCCGCTGACTAGAATGCGGATTTTGGTGGTTGAGGATAATGATGATTTAAGAGGGTTTTTGAGGAATGCATTTCGGGAACAATTTGAAGTGCACGATGCTGGCGATGGTGATGAGGCGTGGAGGTTCATTCAGAAGAGCATGCCTGACTTGGTTGTTTCGGATATTATGATGCCTAATATGGATGGCTTCGAATTGTGCCAAAAGATGAAGTCAACTTACGAGACTTCTCACATTCCTGTCATTCTTCTTACATCTATGTCTGCAAAAGCGCAGAAGTTGCATGGTCTGGGACTGGGGGCCGATGATTATTTGACCAAACCATTTGATGTGTCTGTTTTGATACAGAAGATAAAATCAATTGTTCAGAACCGAAATGCAGTAAGGGAAAAGGCTCTGAAATTAATAAGGAGCGACGAGCAGGAATCTATATTGGCAAATGAGATGAATGATAAGTTTGTAAAACAGATGTTAGAGGTTGTCAGGGCAAATATTTCCAATACCGAATTCAACAAAGATGAATTTGCATCTGCCATGAACGTGAGTTCATCTCTATTGTACAAGAAGGTTAAATCTCTGACGGATCAATCTCCCACAGATTTCGTAAAAAGCGTTCGGCTGGATCACGCGTTGGAGCTCTTGCAAGGGGGGCGTCACACAGTCACAGAAATAAGCGAATTATGCGGATTCTCCAGTGTCGGATATTTTAGTACAGTATTTAAAAAGCACTTTGGAAAATCTCCGACGGATATATTGTAG
- a CDS encoding TonB-dependent receptor, translating to MKNRKIQYQTISLSALRLKLFVTGIGMVLLLICSSTSVFAQNETYVHGTVVDEQHEPIVGAAVVVKGEPTIGVVTDVNGKFSLKVPEGAKALMVSFIGMKAQEIPVDTKKSITVVLKPQSVQLNETVVVGYGQQKKKSVVGAIAQTKGEVLEKSGGVPTVGQALTGNLPGVITVSTQGTPGAEDPKIYIRGQSTWNNSDPLILVDGIERPMNSVDVSSIASISVLKDASATAVYGVRGANGVILITTKHGKEGKAQIRVTANTTMKLPSKLASKYDSYDALNLRNQAIERELALYPSAWDEYLPQAILNKYRNPANETERERYPNVDWHDVMIKKFAMDHNVNVNASGGTSFVKYFTSVDYLYEGDILKKIPNGKSYNPGYGYNRLNVRSNLDFNLTKTTVLTVNLSGSYGVKQDAYGQDDWEYRIWSSIYSTPPDAYLPKYPDGSWGYYFKHEVDAINSAATIANNGIRKITTTRINTDYTLKQDLSMLLKGLNAKGTLSYDNTFKTVGGIYDNGNIQQKWIDPATGEATYTQYLGTNQFDFIPTRWSPRADETYTNRWGGSENYRKLYYELQLNYGRKFGQHDVTAMGVFSRDQYATGSEFQHFREDWVSRVTYNYASKYFLEVNGAYNGSEKFGPSNRFAFFPSGAVGWMISQEGFMKSLKFLDMLKLRASYGLVGDDNVSERWLYMTQWTYGGNTHLGSTSSDTSPYTWWSESKIGNPDIHWEKVAKANFGVDYSFLNNLFAGSVDVFNDYRTDILLAGNSRAVPSYFGGTPAMANLGKVRVKGYELELRVNKTLPNGVRLWGNFNMSHAKDRVIEADDPLLKDNYLKTEGKQIGQTRSMISDGYYNTWDQVYSSTRLNTYDAEKLPGNLYIVDFNGDGVIDSYDNVPYGYPERPQNTYSAKIGVDWKGFSAFVQFYGVNNANRYLSLADFSGHIDRAYNNGTVWTKDNPNANIPMPRWDSHMAYTGTTYLYDGSYVRLKNAEIAYTFRSNISSWLDRIGANSLRVYLNGDNLLLWTKMPDDREVNMGASTAYPTVRRINLGLNLTF from the coding sequence ATGAAAAACAGAAAGATACAATATCAAACGATTTCTTTATCAGCATTAAGATTGAAGTTGTTTGTCACAGGAATCGGGATGGTCTTATTGCTAATTTGCAGTAGTACATCAGTGTTTGCACAAAACGAGACTTACGTTCATGGTACTGTGGTAGACGAACAGCACGAACCAATTGTCGGAGCTGCAGTTGTGGTAAAAGGAGAGCCAACGATTGGTGTTGTTACTGATGTAAACGGAAAGTTCTCTCTCAAAGTGCCAGAAGGGGCAAAAGCACTTATGGTTTCTTTCATCGGCATGAAGGCACAGGAAATTCCGGTTGATACAAAAAAGAGTATTACTGTTGTCTTAAAGCCTCAATCGGTTCAGTTGAATGAAACAGTTGTGGTTGGATATGGTCAGCAGAAAAAGAAGAGTGTGGTTGGCGCAATAGCGCAGACCAAAGGCGAAGTCCTGGAGAAGTCTGGAGGTGTTCCGACTGTGGGGCAAGCTTTAACCGGTAATTTACCGGGAGTTATAACTGTTTCAACACAAGGAACTCCTGGAGCCGAAGATCCCAAGATTTATATTCGGGGTCAAAGTACGTGGAATAACAGCGATCCGCTGATTTTGGTCGATGGAATCGAACGACCAATGAACAGTGTGGATGTTAGTTCGATTGCCAGTATCTCTGTATTAAAGGATGCGTCGGCTACTGCGGTATATGGTGTAAGAGGCGCGAATGGTGTAATTTTGATTACCACAAAGCATGGAAAGGAAGGTAAGGCTCAGATACGGGTTACTGCTAATACAACCATGAAATTGCCATCGAAACTGGCGAGTAAATACGACTCTTATGATGCGCTGAATTTGCGAAATCAAGCAATCGAACGTGAATTGGCGCTTTATCCGTCAGCGTGGGATGAATACCTGCCTCAGGCAATACTCAATAAGTATCGTAATCCTGCCAATGAAACAGAAAGAGAGCGCTACCCGAACGTGGATTGGCACGACGTGATGATCAAAAAATTTGCTATGGACCATAACGTCAATGTGAATGCTTCGGGTGGTACTTCTTTCGTTAAATATTTCACTTCGGTCGACTATCTATACGAAGGTGATATTTTGAAGAAGATCCCCAATGGGAAATCTTATAATCCTGGATATGGATACAACCGTCTCAATGTTCGAAGTAACTTAGATTTCAATTTGACTAAAACGACTGTTCTGACGGTTAATCTTTCCGGTTCTTATGGTGTTAAGCAGGATGCATACGGCCAGGACGACTGGGAATATCGTATTTGGAGTAGTATTTACAGTACCCCACCGGACGCCTACTTACCTAAATATCCTGATGGTTCGTGGGGATACTATTTCAAGCACGAGGTTGATGCTATTAACTCCGCTGCTACAATAGCCAATAACGGTATCCGGAAAATTACAACTACCCGGATTAATACTGATTATACATTGAAGCAGGATTTAAGTATGCTCTTAAAGGGGCTGAATGCGAAAGGTACACTCTCTTACGATAATACCTTTAAAACCGTAGGAGGAATTTATGACAATGGCAATATCCAACAAAAATGGATAGATCCTGCTACTGGAGAAGCAACCTATACTCAATATTTAGGGACAAACCAGTTTGATTTTATACCAACGCGTTGGAGTCCCCGGGCTGATGAAACGTATACAAACAGATGGGGAGGGAGTGAAAACTACCGTAAGTTATATTATGAGTTACAGCTAAACTATGGCAGAAAATTCGGGCAGCACGACGTAACAGCTATGGGAGTGTTTAGTCGTGACCAATACGCTACGGGTAGTGAATTTCAGCATTTTCGTGAGGACTGGGTTTCCCGTGTCACTTATAATTATGCATCCAAATACTTTCTTGAGGTAAATGGTGCCTATAACGGTTCGGAGAAGTTTGGCCCCAGCAATCGTTTTGCTTTTTTCCCTTCCGGAGCTGTAGGATGGATGATTAGCCAGGAAGGATTCATGAAGTCATTGAAATTTCTGGATATGCTGAAACTTCGTGCTTCCTATGGATTGGTAGGAGATGACAACGTGAGTGAACGATGGCTCTATATGACCCAGTGGACCTATGGTGGAAATACGCATTTGGGATCAACCAGTTCCGATACCAGTCCTTATACGTGGTGGTCGGAATCCAAAATTGGAAACCCTGATATTCATTGGGAGAAGGTTGCAAAAGCTAATTTTGGAGTAGATTATTCTTTCCTGAATAACTTATTCGCAGGTAGTGTAGATGTTTTCAACGATTACCGGACTGATATTCTCTTGGCAGGCAACAGCCGGGCGGTTCCTTCATATTTTGGAGGTACACCGGCAATGGCTAACCTTGGTAAGGTTCGTGTAAAAGGTTATGAATTAGAATTACGTGTTAATAAGACATTACCTAACGGAGTTCGCCTGTGGGGGAACTTTAATATGTCACATGCGAAGGATCGGGTTATTGAAGCGGATGATCCGCTGCTCAAAGATAATTATTTGAAAACTGAAGGAAAGCAAATTGGGCAAACCCGTTCCATGATAAGTGATGGTTACTATAATACATGGGATCAGGTTTACAGTAGTACCCGGTTGAATACATATGATGCAGAAAAACTACCAGGGAACCTTTATATCGTGGATTTTAACGGCGATGGAGTGATTGACTCTTACGATAATGTGCCCTATGGATATCCCGAGCGTCCTCAGAATACATATAGCGCAAAAATCGGTGTCGATTGGAAAGGATTTAGCGCTTTTGTGCAGTTCTACGGTGTAAACAATGCCAATCGCTATTTGTCACTGGCCGATTTCTCGGGACATATTGACAGGGCTTACAACAATGGTACAGTTTGGACGAAAGACAATCCGAACGCGAATATACCGATGCCGCGGTGGGATTCTCACATGGCCTATACGGGAACCACGTATTTGTACGACGGCTCCTACGTTCGATTGAAGAATGCTGAGATTGCTTATACGTTCAGGAGCAATATATCATCCTGGCTTGACCGAATTGGTGCTAATTCTCTTCGTGTTTATTTGAACGGCGATAACTTATTGTTATGGACGAAGATGCCGGATGACCGTGAAGTTAATATGGGGGCATCTACAGCCTATCCTACAGTGAGACGCATCAATCTTGGGCTTAATTTAACTTTCTAA
- a CDS encoding RagB/SusD family nutrient uptake outer membrane protein, with translation MKRYIKNILRGLVFFSIIGLTACTKFLDRAPEAEVSSTDAFINFTNFQGYTEMLYSCVPDYTSANWATDWNMGDAVVHKDGGIWLDDIFDKGDYWGWTNSSWISWLDNGSVVTGAGDRGRGLWPNAWYAIRKANLGLENLDLLTDATQEEKDLIKGQLLFFRGWFHFELMTYWGGLPYINHVLSSNEKLELPRLSYQQLADSVARDFREAADLLPVDWDNTEAGKLTLGKNEQRITKITALGYLGKDYLYAGSPLMNKSSTGSATFNADYCQKAAAAFAELLKYVDSGATKVRLVDFSNYSNLFYSSGRNGAIPGYPETIFQSPVYSSWFLGCPWGPSSLFTEANIGGGYSSPNARFVENYGMANGLPIDDPQSGYDPADPWANRDPRFYHDIVIDGDQVIKGSAPADKEKYRYAALYNGGHSRNAQATGRTGYLLRKLTPMTANSIDNFPDNYMHLSYMRLADVYLMYSEAVLQGYGSATASYPGYMTAEEAFNKVRTRSGAGPVAQKYVADKDKFMGEIVRERAVELGFEGDFRFNDLRRWMLAGELKYREKTEVDFDRGPDGKPINMKEKVILTRPFEPKDYWLPLKIDDVSLYPSFGQNPGW, from the coding sequence ATGAAAAGATATATAAAAAATATTTTAAGAGGTCTGGTCTTTTTCTCGATAATCGGACTGACCGCTTGTACTAAATTTCTCGACAGGGCACCTGAGGCGGAAGTTTCGTCAACGGATGCTTTTATCAACTTCACTAACTTTCAGGGATATACAGAAATGCTGTATAGTTGCGTTCCTGATTATACTTCGGCGAACTGGGCCACAGATTGGAATATGGGCGATGCGGTAGTTCATAAAGACGGTGGAATATGGCTGGATGACATATTTGATAAGGGAGATTACTGGGGTTGGACAAACAGCTCGTGGATTTCCTGGTTAGATAATGGCTCTGTTGTAACTGGAGCTGGTGATCGGGGGAGAGGTCTGTGGCCCAATGCCTGGTATGCTATTCGTAAAGCGAATTTAGGCTTGGAGAATTTGGATCTGCTAACAGATGCGACTCAGGAAGAGAAGGATCTGATTAAGGGTCAATTGTTGTTTTTCCGTGGCTGGTTCCATTTCGAACTGATGACTTACTGGGGAGGACTTCCATACATAAATCATGTGTTATCATCTAACGAAAAACTGGAATTGCCACGTCTGAGTTATCAACAGCTGGCTGATAGTGTGGCCCGGGACTTTAGGGAAGCTGCCGACCTTTTACCAGTTGATTGGGATAATACTGAGGCAGGGAAGCTTACTTTGGGTAAAAACGAACAGCGAATCACCAAGATAACAGCGTTGGGCTATTTAGGCAAAGATTATCTCTATGCAGGAAGCCCCCTGATGAATAAATCTTCTACCGGCAGTGCCACATTTAACGCTGACTATTGTCAGAAAGCAGCAGCAGCATTTGCTGAATTATTGAAGTATGTCGATAGCGGAGCTACTAAAGTAAGGTTAGTTGATTTCTCGAATTACAGCAATCTTTTTTATAGTAGTGGACGAAACGGAGCAATACCGGGATATCCAGAAACCATTTTTCAGTCACCTGTTTATAGCTCTTGGTTTTTAGGTTGTCCCTGGGGGCCAAGTTCCCTGTTTACGGAGGCAAATATTGGTGGTGGTTATTCATCTCCGAATGCCCGGTTTGTTGAAAATTATGGTATGGCTAATGGTTTGCCGATCGATGATCCCCAATCTGGTTATGATCCGGCAGATCCCTGGGCTAATCGTGATCCACGCTTTTACCACGACATTGTTATTGACGGCGATCAGGTAATTAAAGGTTCCGCTCCGGCTGACAAAGAAAAGTATCGTTATGCGGCACTATACAATGGAGGTCACAGTCGAAATGCCCAGGCTACAGGTCGTACCGGCTATCTGCTTCGAAAACTGACGCCAATGACGGCCAATAGTATCGATAATTTTCCCGACAATTACATGCACTTGTCCTATATGCGTTTGGCCGATGTTTACCTGATGTATTCCGAAGCAGTTTTGCAAGGATATGGTTCGGCAACTGCTAGTTATCCCGGATATATGACTGCTGAGGAGGCATTCAACAAGGTACGAACCCGCAGTGGAGCTGGTCCGGTTGCACAGAAATATGTAGCCGACAAAGATAAGTTTATGGGCGAAATTGTTCGTGAGCGTGCTGTTGAACTCGGTTTTGAGGGTGACTTCCGTTTTAATGATTTAAGGCGTTGGATGCTTGCAGGAGAATTGAAATACCGGGAAAAAACCGAAGTCGATTTTGACCGTGGTCCTGATGGTAAACCAATCAATATGAAAGAAAAAGTGATTTTGACGCGTCCCTTTGAACCCAAAGACTATTGGTTGCCACTGAAAATTGACGATGTATCACTCTATCCTTCATTTGGTCAGAATCCGGGATGGTAA